The Sinorhizobium sp. B11 genomic interval TCACGCAACATGTTGGCGGCGAGATAGACATTGAAGCCTGCCCAGGCGGCAGTCGAGCCGGTTTCCTCGGCCATCGCGGCGATGAATTCGCCCGTGCGGGAATCCAGGAGGTCGGCAGCCTTTGAAAGGCGCTTGCGCCGTTCAGTCGGAGCGAGCGCCGACCAGGCCGGAAAGGCTGCAGCTGCTGCAACAACGGCCGCATGCGCATCGTCCAGCGTTGCCGCAGCGGCCGTGGTTGCCACCTGACCGGTAATCGGGTTCAGCCGTTCGAAAGTCACGCCGTTCGAGGCCGGCATGGTGCGGCCATCAATGAGAAGCATCAGGTCTACCATCTCGTTCCCTTTCCGATATGCGCCTGCTGTCCCTCCCAAGGGATGGCGCGATGATGTTTGCTGGTTTCCGGCATATGCCGGGCTCATGCGAATCGGGCGCTCACGCCCGGCAATCGACCTCTTTCACGGGAAGTTCCTCACCCTGCTGCCTGAATATCAGGTTCTCCTCGCAATCCAGTAGGAACCAATCCGCCACGAAATAGAATGGATATTTCTGGCAGTCTATTGTACTTTTTCCGAGAATTTGCCGAGCAAGAACGGCAGCACTACCGTTTTAAGTTTCGAGGCAGACATGGCCGAAAGATCGGTTGATACGCCAGCTCTGTCTGTCATCGCGGCGGCGATTGCCGCCGGTCTCGGTAGCCAGACCTGGAGCCTGGGCACCCGTGACAGCCGCCCCTCCTACAGGGCCTTCTTCGTCTCCCGCGGCAAGGCGACATTGTTCATTGACGGGCAGGAGGAACTCGGGCTTGCAGCACCGGCATTGCTCTGGCTGCCCCGACGGGTTGCGGGGAGATTCGTCCTTGCCGCCGGCGGTGAAGGGGCGATGCTGCTGGCCGCCGAAAATGTCGTCCACAGGACGGTCGGCGACAGTCCGGCTGCCGTCCAGCTGCATGACATGATCGAGCGAATCGTCGTCGCTCAAGGCGAAGACCTTGCCGGGCATGCAGCCGACATCGGTCGCGCCTTCGCGGTGATGACCGAGGAAGGACAGCATCTTCTACCGGGAGGAACTGCCATCGTAAGCGCCTATCTCTCCGTGCTGCTATTGCGGCTCTGGCGAGCCTCCGGAGCTTCCTTGCCGACGACGTCTGGCACCGGGGCAATGACGCTGCAGCGGTTCCGGCAGATCGTCGAACTGCGCTATCGCGAGCAGCCGGCGATCGCCGATATCGCTCGCACCATGGGCATCACCTATGACCATCTGCATCGGGTCTGTATCGCCGGCGTCGGGAAAAGCCCCTTGGAACTGATCCACGAAAGGTTGATCGCCGAGGCGAAACTGCGGCTTGGGCAATCGCAGCAGTCGGTCGAGCAGATCGGTTTCGGGCTCGGTTTTCGCGATCCCGGCTATTTCAGCCGCTTCTTCAAGAGCCGTGTCGGCGAGCCGCCAGGCGCCTACCGGCGCAAGATCGCCGCGCAGTCGGAGAAAGACCTCGTCCCGTCCTTTGCCGCCTGGCCGTGAGACACTCGCGACTGGGACGGCGGCCGTTCAGAATTTCCGCAACTCACGCGTCAGCGTCTGGAACTGTCTGAAACCCTCATAACGCTTTGCGTGACGATCAGCGATCGCACCTTGCGCCGGCTCATAGGTCTTCTCAACGGCCGAGAGTTTCGTCATCGCCGCACGCATATCGGAAAACAGACCGCCCGCGACGGCGCCGAGGATCGCCGCGCCCAGAAGGACAGGTTCCTCGGCCTTCGTCGCGATCACCGGCTTGCCGCTCGCATCGGCAAGCATCTGACGGACGAAATCATGCTGGCCGGCGCCGCCGCTGATCACGACGTTCTCGATGGTAACGCCGGCATCGGCCTGCGTGTTGATGATCTGTCTCAGACCATAGCCTATGCCGCAAAGACCGGCGATGTAGAGCGCGACCAGACTGTCGATATCCCTCTCCATGTCGAGGCCGGCGATGACGGCGCGGGCATGCGGATCGGCAAAGGGTGCGCGATTGCCGAGGAATTCAGGAACGACATGCAGGCCTGCGACAAGCTCAACGGCATCGGAGGAGCGCCCTGCCTTCCGCACCGCCATATCCGCCAACAGGGCCGGCAGCGGAACACCCGCACGATTCGAAAGCTCTCGCGCCTCGCTGGCAGCCGGATGGAAAGAGAGCAGCTGATCGATGGCCGCGCCTGCCGCACTCTGGCCACCTTCGTTCAACCACATGCCCGGCACCATGGCCGAAAAATAGGGACCCCAGACGCCCGGAACGAAGGCCGGCTGCGATGTCGATGTCATGGTGCAGGACGAGGTGCCGAAGACGTAGCCGAGATTGGCCTGCGGGCCGGCGCCGATCCCGACCGTTCCGATACCGCCGGCATGCGCATCGATGAGACCGGCGGCAACCGCCGTTCCCGGCAGGAGACCAAGTTCACCGGCCACAGCCGCGGTCAGTCCCTGACCGAGTGCCGAACCCGGCTCGACGATCGATTGCCCGATACGGGTAAAACCTTCGTCGGCCAGTACGCCGAGGCCGATCTGGTGGAAATAGGAGGCATCCCAACGTTTCTCATGGGCGAGATAGGTCCACTTGCACGTGACCGTGCAGGTCGAGCGCGACAGGTCGCCGGTTGCCCGCCAGGTCAGGAAATCAGCGAGATCGAAGAACTGCCAGGCGGCATCGAAGACCTGCGGCCGGTTTTCCTTCAGCCAAAGCAGTTTCGGTGTTTCCATCTCGGGCGAGATACGTCCGCCGACATAACGCAGCACGTCATGACCGAGCGCGTTGATGCGCTCCGCCTGCGGAACGGCGCGATGATCCATCCAGACAATGATGTCACGGTTCGGATCTTCCGAGGGACCGACGGGCAACGGTCCGCCATTCTTGCCGAGTACGACCAGCGAGCAGGTCGCGTCGAAACCGAGGCCGGCAACCGAAGCCGGATCGACACCGCTTGTCGCCACGATCTCGCGAACGGCGGCACAGACCGCTGCCCAGATTTCGGTACTCGATTGCTCGACGATCGAACCGGTCTCGTGGAAGAGCGTGATATCCCGCTTGGCGGATGCAAGCATCCGCCCATCAAGGTCGAACAGGCCCGCGCGGGCGCTGCCGGTGCCGACATCGACGCCGATAACATGTTTGGCACCCGCTGGTGGCGTGCGTGAAGTGTCGCTCATGATCTCTCGTTTCAAATCGGCAGTTTCAGGTTCTAGAGCAATCCGGAACCGGACCTGTCAACCTCAGAGGTCGACGCTGTTCGGCAGGATCACCAGATCGCGGACGGTGACGTTGCGCGGCCGCGATAGCATGAAGAGCACGGCCTCGGCCACTTCCTTCGGCTGCATCAGGCTGCCGTTGGCGAGCGCCTCTTCCATCTTGGCTTTCGGCCAGTCATCCAAGAGCGCGGTGACGACCGGTCCCGGCAATACGGCGCCGACGCGCACGCCATGCTGTGCGACCTGGCGGCGGGTCGAATGGACGAAGGCCTGAACGGCAAATTTCGAGGCCGTATAGATCGGCTCCCAGACGACGGGCACGACGCCGGCGATCGAGCTTGTAAACAGGATATCGCCGGACTTCTGCTCTATCATGTGCGGCAACACGGCGTGGACCGAGCGGAAGGCCGCATTGATATTGAGGTTGAGCATCCGGTCCCAGGCATCCGGATCGCCTTCGGCTACCGGCCCGCCGATATAGCCGCCGGCATTGGCGTGGAAGATATCGAGCCGGCCGGCCAATTCCAGGATGCGCGGCAGCATGCCGGAGACCTGCGGGCCGTCGAGAAGATCGACGACGAGCGGCAGGGCGCCCTTACCGATCTCCTTGCAGAGAGACTCGAGCTTGTCCTTGGCACGGTCGATGAGCACGACGGTTGCGCCTTCGGCATGAAGCGTGCGGGCGCATTCCAGGCCAATGCCAGATGCCGCACCGGTAATGGCGGCAACCTTGCCTTTCATGAGATCAGTCACGTGAATACTCCTTGAGAATGCGGGTCAGGCGCGGCCGTGGCTGACACGGGACCGGCGGGCAAGCGAATCGACGATGACGGCGATGGCGAGAACAGCACCTGTTATCATGTAGCGCAGCGAGGAACTGAGATTGAGCAGCGTGAGCCCGTTGGAAATCGCCTGGATAACGATGATACCGAGCAGAGCCGAATAGGCGCTGCCACGCCCGCCGAAGAGGCTGGTACCGCCGATGACCGCCGCCGCAATGGCGTTCAGGTTCACATCGCCGGTGCCGGCCTGCTGGCTGGAAGAGGCAAGTCGCGAGGCCGACAGGATGCCGCCGATCGTGGCAAGCGTCGAGCAAAGCACGAAAGCGCTGAGATAGATGCGACGCACATTGATGCCGGCGCGGCGCGCCGCTTCGCGATTGCCGCCGACGGCAAACATCGAGCGTCCCCATTTTGTGCGCGTCAGCGCGTAGTTGAGGATGACGGCGATGGCGACGAAGAGACCGAACATCCACGGCACGCCACGGCCGAGATTGAGATAATAAACGGCAAATTCCAGCGCGGCAGTGAGCACGATCGCCTTGATCGCGAGAGCGCCAACCGGTGGCGAGGAGAGATTCGAGGCCTGGCGCTGGCGGCGCTTTCGCATTTCATTGACGACAAGGACCACGCCCGGCAGCAGGGCAAGCACGTAGGACAGCCAGTCCGGCATGACGAGGATCTGGCCGAAACGGACGAGCGGCGAGGCGTAAGGCAGATTGATGCTGCCGCTTGGTCCTAGGATATAAAGCTGCATGCCGAGCAGCGCGAGCAGGCCGGCCAGGGTGGCGACGAAGCTCGGCATGCCGAGCCTGTTGTAGAGAACAGCGTAGAGCGCGCCGACGATAATGCCGGCAACGATCGCGACCAGGATCGCCAGAGGAATCGGCCAGCCCATGTTGACCCAAAGCACGCCGAGGATGGCAGAGGAAAGACCGCTCATAGAACCGACGGAGAGATCGATTTCTCCGAGCATCAGCACGCAGACGATGCCGAGCGAGATAACGCCGACGGTGGCGCAGTCGAACAGCAGATTGACGAGGTTGTTCGGCGCCA includes:
- a CDS encoding AraC family transcriptional regulator, with the translated sequence MAERSVDTPALSVIAAAIAAGLGSQTWSLGTRDSRPSYRAFFVSRGKATLFIDGQEELGLAAPALLWLPRRVAGRFVLAAGGEGAMLLAAENVVHRTVGDSPAAVQLHDMIERIVVAQGEDLAGHAADIGRAFAVMTEEGQHLLPGGTAIVSAYLSVLLLRLWRASGASLPTTSGTGAMTLQRFRQIVELRYREQPAIADIARTMGITYDHLHRVCIAGVGKSPLELIHERLIAEAKLRLGQSQQSVEQIGFGLGFRDPGYFSRFFKSRVGEPPGAYRRKIAAQSEKDLVPSFAAWP
- a CDS encoding FGGY-family carbohydrate kinase is translated as MSDTSRTPPAGAKHVIGVDVGTGSARAGLFDLDGRMLASAKRDITLFHETGSIVEQSSTEIWAAVCAAVREIVATSGVDPASVAGLGFDATCSLVVLGKNGGPLPVGPSEDPNRDIIVWMDHRAVPQAERINALGHDVLRYVGGRISPEMETPKLLWLKENRPQVFDAAWQFFDLADFLTWRATGDLSRSTCTVTCKWTYLAHEKRWDASYFHQIGLGVLADEGFTRIGQSIVEPGSALGQGLTAAVAGELGLLPGTAVAAGLIDAHAGGIGTVGIGAGPQANLGYVFGTSSCTMTSTSQPAFVPGVWGPYFSAMVPGMWLNEGGQSAAGAAIDQLLSFHPAASEARELSNRAGVPLPALLADMAVRKAGRSSDAVELVAGLHVVPEFLGNRAPFADPHARAVIAGLDMERDIDSLVALYIAGLCGIGYGLRQIINTQADAGVTIENVVISGGAGQHDFVRQMLADASGKPVIATKAEEPVLLGAAILGAVAGGLFSDMRAAMTKLSAVEKTYEPAQGAIADRHAKRYEGFRQFQTLTRELRKF
- a CDS encoding SDR family oxidoreductase; its protein translation is MTDLMKGKVAAITGAASGIGLECARTLHAEGATVVLIDRAKDKLESLCKEIGKGALPLVVDLLDGPQVSGMLPRILELAGRLDIFHANAGGYIGGPVAEGDPDAWDRMLNLNINAAFRSVHAVLPHMIEQKSGDILFTSSIAGVVPVVWEPIYTASKFAVQAFVHSTRRQVAQHGVRVGAVLPGPVVTALLDDWPKAKMEEALANGSLMQPKEVAEAVLFMLSRPRNVTVRDLVILPNSVDL
- a CDS encoding sugar ABC transporter permease — translated: MSQKMSETIRQPATLDRSDERVRHDDNITGMVKAFFDRVRSGDLGMLPVFVGLIVISTVFSLLNPVFLAPNNLVNLLFDCATVGVISLGIVCVLMLGEIDLSVGSMSGLSSAILGVLWVNMGWPIPLAILVAIVAGIIVGALYAVLYNRLGMPSFVATLAGLLALLGMQLYILGPSGSINLPYASPLVRFGQILVMPDWLSYVLALLPGVVLVVNEMRKRRQRQASNLSSPPVGALAIKAIVLTAALEFAVYYLNLGRGVPWMFGLFVAIAVILNYALTRTKWGRSMFAVGGNREAARRAGINVRRIYLSAFVLCSTLATIGGILSASRLASSSQQAGTGDVNLNAIAAAVIGGTSLFGGRGSAYSALLGIIVIQAISNGLTLLNLSSSLRYMITGAVLAIAVIVDSLARRSRVSHGRA